AACAAACAAACACGTTCCCCAAGTTTTTTGAGCAACTTCCTGGTACCAAAAAATGAAATTAAAAAACCGGTAAAATGAGTTAAAAACATCATTTGAAACAATGAAGCAGAAACATCTGATAGGTTTTGCGCATTTGCTTGAGCAACACCAATACGCAAATAACTAATAACAACACTCAGCAATTCATAGAAGAACACCATACCAAAAATACCCAATACGTAGGGATATTTAATAAGCATCCTCACTCCGGCAAAAATACCGGTATCTGATTGACCTGTTTTCTTTTTTATTTTTTCAACTTTATAGGCAGCCTCATATCCATGCAAGAATCTACCCGGAACTATTTTCATAAGATATAGAATTACAACAGGAATCATCGCCAAAAATATCGCCGCCATAAATAAAGCCAATTGATGACTGGCAACATCAGATAGCACATTTTGCCCTGATGCATCTCGCCATGCAAACAAAAGCCAGCATAAACCGGCACTCATCATGCCACCGATCTTTGATGAAGCGGCAATATTACCATAACGATTTTTTGCATTATCCGGGCTACTCACTGAGTTTACAAAAGCCCAAAAAACACTCACTACAAAAGGGGAAAACCCTTCACTGAAAAAATAAAACAACCAACCAAAGATACGAGTCGGGCTTTCTTGTGTATTTGCAATACCGATCAATGGATCAGCTAAAAAATAAGCCAATGTAAGCGCCATAATCGCATAAAGTCCTGCATAAAAACAGAGCAAATAATAACGACGCATTCTATCTACTAACTTCGAATAGATCACAATTGCCGGCATCAACATACACATTGACGCAAAGCGAGCATAGTTAATGTAATACTTTCCAACAATATGACTGAAAATTGAATCTTTTAGTGCCTGTACGAGCGTATAAGCAGCAATAACAAAGAAAAAAGTTAACCCTAAAAGTATAAATTTACGCCTTTCGTAATACAGTTTCATCTTTGGCGTATCGAGAGTGGTTGAATGCGCTGGCCCCATAAATATACCCATTCTATAGTTAAATTGAAAAAGTTGCTCCGTTCAATGCTTCATTAAACCGAAAAAAGAGCCTTCCTGCGTTATAATAACAGAAAGACTCTTTTTTTAACTCTCAAATGCCATATGCTGCTTCTCTCTTAACAAACAACAGTGTCATCTTTAATTGCTTTGTTATATTTTTTAGCAATATACATTGCTGCCAATACCCATATACCAATCATTCCCATAGAAGCCATTGCTGCTATTGACAAGAAACTGTTCACACCAAGAACTGAGCGCAATCCGGCAAAGCTTGATCCACCCGCTTTTGAAAGTCGTGAACCGAAAGTTTCAATCCATGCAGTAGCTTTATATTTAGTATCTTTAGTTGTCGGAATATAAAGTTGCTTGATTGTTGGCTGAGTCAATGCATAGTTTACCGCTTTTGAGAACACCATAATCCAAAAGGCAATGTTCAGGCTAGCTGGATTAAACTTGATTAAAACAATAGCTAAACCAACCAATGGAGGCAACACCAAAAGAGACGCTGTCATACCCAATTTACGTTGAATGTTATTGATACCAAGCAATACACATGCCATTGCCACAATACCTGTCCAAGTTGCATACTGAGAAAGCAATGCTTGTACGTTGGCTTCACCGCTATGCGCTGAAAAAGTTGTAACTTTAAAGTGATTGTCAACAATAGTAACGATTATCTCATACACAGATATGATAAGGAAAATGCCAAACAAATAACCTTTAGTCAAAAGCAATTTCAAGCCTTCAAAAAAGCCCGGCTCGCCTTCTTCTTCAGTTGTTTCAACATTACCTGCAGCATAACCTACGAGATCTTTTTCAGGTACAGTTCTGATAAAATTCAACATTAAAAGAGCCATTGCAAACATCAATCCTGCACATATTGCCACGACAGGAGCACTATTTGTGAAACCCATTTTTCTAGCTGACATAAAGAAAGGGAAAACAATATTTGCAAGTTGTGCAAACAAAATTATTAGAGGAAAACCTCTTTTTGCCGCATCCGGTTTGGTAATATCAGTAGTAAATGCCCAGAAAAGCGCCACTACAAGTGAACCAAAACTTTCAACAAATGCATACCAAGCCCAACCAATATAACGATCCGGACTAGCAACTGTATTCATTAACCCCATAGTTTCTGTGGTAAATGCCCAAGCAAAACCTAATGTTGCTATGCCATAAAAAACAGTTAGAAAACAGAAAAATTTATGTCTTGGGAAAATGTCCGTCATTTTACTATAAATAATCACAAGAGGAACATTGATAACTAATGAAATAATTTTAGCAAACCACAAGTAATCTGTACCACCAACGATTGCATTGAAGATACTATCTTTCATAGTTCTCAAACTCCAATACGTCCCGATGATAAGACCAAAAACAATTGCCAACTGTAAAAATCTCATCAGTTCTTGGCGGTTCTCAAATTTACCCCATAATGATTGTGCAACTCGTTTTAAACCACTCAGCATTCATAAATCCTTTTGAATATGAATTATTAAAAAAATATCTATAAAACAACACTTTTACAGCTTATCAGATGATTTATAATTTGTAAAAAAGAAGATGAAAAAATTTTACTCTAAAATCTTCCTGGAGTAAAACTAAGAAATACCCTATTTTAATAGGTTAACACCTAAAATTAGGATGTACAATGAGCAAAAATATGGTAAAATAGGAGTAAATACAACGTAAGAAAAAACATTTGACCATATGACTTATTGTAAAGCAAAAAACTAGGAATTACTATTATGATAGAAGTTCAAGACCAAAAACCTGTATTAATCGAAGGCGTTTCTACGTTTTTACCTCTTTTACCTCTTAAGAATGTTGTAATTCTTCCTAAGAGCATCACACCTATTATTGTAGGTCGGCCATCTTCAATTCGTGCAGTAGAATATGCATTAAAACATGATCGCTTAATTTTTATTACCACTCAAAAAGATTCTGAAGTAGAAAATCCGACCCTAGACAAGGTGTATCAAGTTGGTACACGTGCTACTATTTTACAAGTAATGCGTATGCCTAATGGAGCATTAAAAATATTAGCTGAAGGTATCTGCCGAGCGAAATCAATCAGTCTGGATCAAGACCAGGCCGATTTTATAGCTGTACACTATGATGATTTACCCACAACCGGCATAAAAGATTCTGTAGAATTGC
The Candidatus Dependentiae bacterium genome window above contains:
- a CDS encoding Npt1/Npt2 family nucleotide transporter encodes the protein MGPAHSTTLDTPKMKLYYERRKFILLGLTFFFVIAAYTLVQALKDSIFSHIVGKYYINYARFASMCMLMPAIVIYSKLVDRMRRYYLLCFYAGLYAIMALTLAYFLADPLIGIANTQESPTRIFGWLFYFFSEGFSPFVVSVFWAFVNSVSSPDNAKNRYGNIAASSKIGGMMSAGLCWLLFAWRDASGQNVLSDVASHQLALFMAAIFLAMIPVVILYLMKIVPGRFLHGYEAAYKVEKIKKKTGQSDTGIFAGVRMLIKYPYVLGIFGMVFFYELLSVVISYLRIGVAQANAQNLSDVSASLFQMMFLTHFTGFLISFFGTRKLLKKLGERVCLLIIPGSIGLVLTIFMFNTASSIVIVFTFVVLKAINYAFSWPVREGLYIPTVKEIKFKSKSWIDAFGSKFAKSSGASFNLFAEWLGPALFIPAHAIFFVMSIGLWFATAWLLGKRFSKAVKNNEVIGLDKPLLKTAQTKEASLAQS
- a CDS encoding Npt1/Npt2 family nucleotide transporter yields the protein MLSGLKRVAQSLWGKFENRQELMRFLQLAIVFGLIIGTYWSLRTMKDSIFNAIVGGTDYLWFAKIISLVINVPLVIIYSKMTDIFPRHKFFCFLTVFYGIATLGFAWAFTTETMGLMNTVASPDRYIGWAWYAFVESFGSLVVALFWAFTTDITKPDAAKRGFPLIILFAQLANIVFPFFMSARKMGFTNSAPVVAICAGLMFAMALLMLNFIRTVPEKDLVGYAAGNVETTEEEGEPGFFEGLKLLLTKGYLFGIFLIISVYEIIVTIVDNHFKVTTFSAHSGEANVQALLSQYATWTGIVAMACVLLGINNIQRKLGMTASLLVLPPLVGLAIVLIKFNPASLNIAFWIMVFSKAVNYALTQPTIKQLYIPTTKDTKYKATAWIETFGSRLSKAGGSSFAGLRSVLGVNSFLSIAAMASMGMIGIWVLAAMYIAKKYNKAIKDDTVVC